A segment of the Leptolyngbya sp. CCY15150 genome:
CCGTTGAGGGAGCTAAGCGGTGTCGTCGTCGTTGCAGGGCAATCGCTTTGAGAAACAAGCGTTTCATGCGCGGGGCAAAAAGCTGGTCGCCAGCATCGATGGCATACTGACAATCACGCAGTTGATGCGCTAAACATACTTGCCATTGCTCAGCCGGATTCGCCTTCTGAGCACTGAACAAGTCCGACACCCACACCTGGGGACGATGGTCGCCCATCACCGCCTCAATCACGGTCTTGCCGCGACTGGGGCGAATCACGTGCAGGCACACCTGGTCGTTCTGGAACACCCACTCCCACTGCGTTGTTCCATCCACCCGCGCACTGGTTTCATCGCTGCACACCAAACGAGCGCTGCGTAGACGCTCCACGATCTGCCCTACAGGAGCCGCTAACTGCTGATGCACCCGCTGCAGCACGTTCGCAATCGCTCCCTCCGATATCCTTACCCCATAGAGGTCTGCCATCACTCGGCTTAAGCGCTCATAGCCTATCGCATGGCTATAGCGCAGATAGCTCACCACACCCGCAATGCTGGTGCCAAAAGGAGAACCTGGCTCTAAGCCAACCGGTACCGGTGTTTCATAGCGCTGTTGGCAACAGGGACACTGCCCACCGTACCGCTCTACCCGTGTCACATGCGGCTTAACTAGCGGCAACTCAATACGCTCGTAAATACTGCGCAGTTGCTGACTTGATAGCGATACCTTTTCCCCACACGTCGGGCACTGCTTCGCCTGGGCAACCACGACCTGGTCGGGCTGAGCACTCAGTTCCCGTCCCCCTCCTGCTCGTCCTATGCTGCCTTCTCGCCCTAGCGACCTTTGAGCTTGTCTGAGTTGATTCGGCTTGAACCCTTTTGACGGGGGCAGTCCTGAATTGCTAGAGGTCTTCTTGACTCGTTTCTGCTTAAGTTTCTCGACCTCGGCCCGCAAGCGTTGCTGTTCTTCCCACAACAACTTGATGAGGGCATTCTTTTCCTCATCACTCAGCATGTCCAGGGGCGGCAGGTCTTTCATGGCAAAAGCTTACCATCCTCTCGGGAAAAACGACTCACGTCAACCCAGTTGAGCAATTACGAATCTTTTAAACCGCCATAAGAATCTGAAAGAAATTAAGCATTGAACCTCAGTAAACTTCAGATAACACAACGCGATTGACTCTCCTTTTAAACGACTGCACGAATAATCGATTAAGTCCTTTGACCTAGCTTTACTGCGACTGAAATGAACGATCGCACATGAAAACCTTTCAACACAGAGGAATGAATATGAAGACTTGGATTTCGATGCTGCTAATTTTAGCAAGCGTGAGCTTGTTCGGGTGTGACGATCAACGAGCGGAAGAACAATTGGATAGCACAATGAACAGTTGGATTGGTCGGGATATCAATGAGTTTGTTCGCAGATATGGTACACCTACGACAACGCTTACATTACCCAATGGAAACACAATCTATTCCTACAGAACGGATCGAGAACGGGAGTTTAATCAGCCAACCACTGTGAATGAGTTTGAGAACGATCAGGGCGATACAACTACGATAATTAGCGGAGGCAACACGGTTGTTGATCGTGATTTCTGTGAGATTGATGTCGAGTTTGATCGCTCTAGTGAAATTCAGTCCTGGCGCTATGAGGGTAGTTCTCCAAGACATTGCAACATTAAGAGCCTGCCGGAAACGCTCCAGAAGCAATTGCAAAAAGATGGCATTCTTCCGTAGGTCAAAATAAAGCCCCGAATGTAGTGGCATTCGGCAGGAGTGCCCTGGCCCCTGCCGACTATGGCGGGGGCTTTCAAATGCCATTCCCTTACCGGTAGTTCCAAAGCCTGAATAGCTATTTGCCTAATGAGACGTGCTACTTGGCAAAGCAACCTCTTGTCACTTGGTGACATTTAGCGTTATTGTGTCACTAAGTGACAGGCTTTGGAAGAAGACTGTCGTGGGGAGTGACGCTACCAA
Coding sequences within it:
- a CDS encoding IS66 family transposase, translating into MKDLPPLDMLSDEEKNALIKLLWEEQQRLRAEVEKLKQKRVKKTSSNSGLPPSKGFKPNQLRQAQRSLGREGSIGRAGGGRELSAQPDQVVVAQAKQCPTCGEKVSLSSQQLRSIYERIELPLVKPHVTRVERYGGQCPCCQQRYETPVPVGLEPGSPFGTSIAGVVSYLRYSHAIGYERLSRVMADLYGVRISEGAIANVLQRVHQQLAAPVGQIVERLRSARLVCSDETSARVDGTTQWEWVFQNDQVCLHVIRPSRGKTVIEAVMGDHRPQVWVSDLFSAQKANPAEQWQVCLAHQLRDCQYAIDAGDQLFAPRMKRLFLKAIALQRRRHRLAPSTVEQYKSRLRGTLREVLNLEPTQPDAQRLLKRYRSIRPHLLLFLDDETVPPTNNSSEQALRWSVVFRKVTHGFRSHWGAELFAQMRSLINTAKRQGMSALDAILRALTSSQTDWLFS